DNA sequence from the Ammoniphilus oxalaticus genome:
AAGGCGATGGATAAAGCGATGGTGATCGGACCGACTTATCTCGTTACGAAAACAGGCGGTAAAAGTGGCGATTTCTCTCGTGAATCAATGGAATCGTAAGTAGAGCGGAGGTGGAATGGAGTGGAGTGGAAAGTAGGCGTTTTAACGATCAGCGACAAAGGGAGTCGAGGGGAACGCGAGGATCAAAGTGGAGTAGTTCTTCAGGAGCTTGTTCAGGGAATTAACGGACAAATTACTGCGTATGAGATTATTCCAGATGAACAGCCACTGATTGAACAAAAGATGATCGAACTTAGCGATCAGCGTCACTGTGAGTTGATTCTCACGACAGGCGGGACAGGCTTTGCCGCGCGCGACGTAACCCCTGAAGCGACGAAAGCAGTGATCGATAAGGAAGCCCCAGGCTTAGCGGAACGAATGCGGGCAGCTACGCTCGTCCATACGAAATTCGCCATCTTATCGCGGGCGACTTCCGGTATTCGCGGCAATACACTGATCATCAATTTGCCCGGTAGTCCGAAAGGTGTTCGGGAATGTTTTGAATCGATACAAGATGTGTTGCCCCATGCTTTACAAATTTTAAGAGGCAATACGGAGCACGAAGGAGGCGTAACTAAATGAGTCACTGGCAATTGCAGATTGAAACGGTTGATGGACAAGCCTTATCCGTTTCATATGATGATCTGGAGCGTTGGAAAGATGCGACCATTCCTGTAGAGGAATATGTTCCAGGCAAACAGGCGGAAGCGGTTTATGTAAAAGATATTTTACGCCAGCATGCTCTGTTAGAAGGATTTTCACGGGCAGTATTTACTGCGGAAGATGGTTTTAAACAAAAGGCAAGCAAGGAAGAACTGGACCAAGCGTTTTTTGTGTTTAAACAGAATGGAGAACCGATGAATGCCGGGGCTCGTCTGTACGTGCCTGATGGCAGAAGTGACTGCCTCAATGTGAAATCCGTCATCCAAATTCAATTGGAACAGGCATAAGGATGCAAATGGCAAGGAAGAGGAGACCGAAATCGGCTCCTCTGTTTTTTATGTTAGTGTTATTAATCAAAAAAACCGCCACTATATTCATCATCTTGAAAAAAGAATAGGATCAATAACACGACGATGGCGACGATGATCCAACCGCTATAGTCTTCAAAAAAACTCATGTCAATCTCCCTTCCTTCGATACTACGCTTATAGTAGCCTATTCTTGGAAGGGGTAATTGGGAACCAAAACAGCCTTGTCAATGATGAATGAAGGGAGGAGTCGACTTGAAGGAAATAGAAGTTGTCGCCGCGGTCATTTATGAGCGAGAACGAGGTTTTCTTTGCGCCTTACGGGGACCAAAGATGTCATTAGCTGGGTTATGGGAGTTCCCAGGGGGAAAGGTAGAGCCAGGCGAAGATCATAAACAAGCTTTAAAAAGGGAGATCAAGGAAGAACTAGGTTGTGTGATCGACGTGGGCGAACCGATCGTTTCAATCACGCATGACTATGAAGATGTCCGAGTGCGTCTTCATACGTATTGGGTTACGCAGTTTGATCGAGCGCCGATCGCCAAGGAACATGAGCAACTCGATTGGGTTTCCCTCGACAATCTGCTCAAATTAGATTGGGCCCCCGCTGATATTCCCACAGTACAAAAAGTTTTAGCGAGTAAGCAACATAATTCGTTGTCATAATTGAGAAACTAATCTTGAAAAGCATCAATAAACGGGAGGGAAGTGTAGTTATGTCGAAATACAATTATCTTGATGAAGTCCCTTTAGCCGATTTAACATCAGAACAATTGAGTATTGTTCAACAGGCAGAAGCGAGCCTCAGCAATAAGGATGTGGATGATCCTGTTTATTTGATTGCTTTTCGAAAAGCCCACGATGAGTAAGCATCTTCTCATTACAGAGTAAAAAACTGCTGGCTATGTTGTCAGCAGTTTTTTACTTTCCTAAAAACTTCCCGACTCGCTGTTTAATACTGTCAATGCCTACGGCAAACCCTAAACCTTGATTATTTTTTATAATAAAGGCATTCATACCAACTACTTCACCGTTTAAGTTGATGAGCGGTCCTCCGCTATTTCCAGGATTGATCGCGCAATCGGTTTGGATAATGTCTTCGTATAATTTGCTTGAGATGCGCACGGGCCGATTTTTGGCGCTAATGATTCCTTTCGTAACAGAGTGTTCAAGTCCCATTGGATTGCCGACGGAAATGACAAACTCGCCAACTTTGCTTTCTTCTGAGCTACCAATAGGCAAAGGTGGTAAAGGACGTCGGGTAGGGATTTGTAAAACAGCGAGGTCTCTTTTTGGATCCGACCAAACAATTTTTGCGGTACGTTGTTCGCCGCTATATAATTTCACCATAATTTCTTTCGCTTGACTCACCACGTGCTCGCTTGTCAGGATGTAGCCGTTTGGATGGGTAATAAATCCTGTTCCAAAACTTCTCGTCGCGCTCGTGTTTTGATCGCTGTTCGGTAATAAAAAAGAGAACAAAAATTCACTTTGTCTATTCGTTGCCTTATCTTTCGTTTCGATGGAAATCACACTATGTTTTGCTTTTTCCACGATGGGAACGAAGTAATTTCCTGGGTGATTACAAGCGGCTGTTTTTGATCGAAATCGAGTGGAATATACGGGTTTCCGTCTCACCTGATGAACCCTCCTTCATCTTCGGTTGGTTACGTGACGACAGGTTCTTAACTCAATATATGAATAACATGAACGGTTGCCTTATAAAAGCGATAATATCCGCGAATGTACCGAGCGGAAAGTTGAGGTTTGATTTATTTTCTGGAAATTACACAATAAGCTGTTGAAGGTTTGGAGAAAGTAAGCGAAAATATAAGGAGATCATTTAGAAATAAGAGTGGGGATATGACATGGGAAAGCTAGCCGTTGTGGCAATAGGCGGGAACTCGTTAGTAAAGGATAATAACTTTTCTGTTCAGGCTCAATATGAAGCGGTATGTATCATTGCCTCGAATATAGCGGATATGGTTCAAGAGGGTTGTGAGGTGGTCGTTACTTATGGAAACGGGCCGCAAGTCGGCTTTGCTTTGCGACGATCGGAAATTGCTCATGATGTCGCGGGTTTGTCCGTTTCGCCCCTTGTCAATTGTGTTGCAGACACGCAAGGCGGGATTGGGTACCAAATCCAACAGGCATTAATGAATGAATTTATTCACAGAGGCGTTAACAAAAAAGTTGTTACAGTGATTACGCAAGTGGAAGTGTGCAGCAATGATCCAGGGTTTCAAAATCCAACGAAGCCGGTCGGGTCTTTTTATACAAAGCAACAAGCGGAGCAACTAATGGAGGATTACCCAGAATGGACGATGATTGAAGATTCGGGCCGTGGGTATAGAAGGGTGGTGCCTTCCCCGAAACCGATTCGCATTTTAGAGAAAGATGCGATTAAATCATTAATCCATGACGGATATGTGGTGATCGCGGTCGGCGGCGGCGGGATTCCAGTCGTTAAATCAGACGCCAACACGTATGCGGGAATTGACGCGGTAATAGATAAAGATTATGCGACGAGTTTGCTCGCGGAAAAAATTGAAGCGGATATTTTAATTATGACGACAGGGGTTCCAAAAGTATGCATTAATTTTGGAAAGCCGAATCAAATGTCGTTGGATCGGATTACAGTGGAAGAAACGAAACGATACTTAATGGAGAGACATTTTTTAAATGGGAGCATGTTGCCTAAAATTGAGGCGAGTTTAAACTTTTTGAAGAAAAGTGGCACGAAAGTGATTATTACGAACCCGCAAAGTTTAAAAAACGCGGTTAATGAGTTAGCGGGGACCCATATCGTTAAATTATAGCTGAACGCGCGTAGTCTATCACAACGGGGTGTCAAACATGACAGCCCCGTTGCGCTGATTTAGACAACGTTAATCGAGTGACTAGACAACATTTTGAACATCAGGTTTTATTTGGGCTCGTTTTGCCCTTTGTTGAAAAAAAATGAATAATAATACGAGACCAAGCGTGAATGCGTGAATCACCCAAGACAACCAGCCCCACTGGGCAAGCGCAAGTTCCCCGACCATTTGATCGTGAACAATCATTGTCCCCGAAGTCCAAGCTAAAATGAGAGCTCCAATCTGGACGATCACCGGAAAACGGTCCATCAGTGTGACAATCCATTTACTGCCCCAGACAACAATTGGAATACTAATTGCTAAACCGATCACGACAAGCAACATATTACCTTGAGAAGCCCCGGCAATTGCCAGCACGTTATCGACACCCATAATGATGTCAGCAATAATAATTGTCCGAATCGCCTGCATCAAACCCGTTTCTGCTTTAATATTTTCGGAATCATCGCCACTTTTTAATAATTTAATCGCAACAATGAGCAATAGCAATCCACCGATCGCTTGGAGAAATGGAATCCGTAATAGCCAAACTGCGCCAAGTGTCATTAAAATTCGCACAATGATTGCCCCGAACGTTCCCCATAAAATTGCTTTATTCCGCTGTTGGAGCGGAAGATTGCGACTCGCTAAGGCAATCACGACCGCGTTATCCCCAGCCAACACGATATCAATCATAATAATCGTTGCTAGGCTCATCCAAAATTCTGCTTCAAAAATCATTTTTTTCCCTCCCTTTTTCAATGCTTGTTGCTGTTAAAAAACAAAAAAGACCCCTGCCCTTATCAAAGATAAGAAGGCAAAGGTCTTGCTAAGCACGTCATTCATATGTACCAACAAAGCCGGTGGAAGAAAACCACGTAATGACGACTTTGTTTCAGGGTGTTTTTAAAATCCCTGACAGCTACTCCCCTTTGTGAGGGTATTGATTTGTTAGATAAATATTATACTACCATGAACGAAACGTCAAGTAGAATCATATGTATCTATTTTTAGAAAATTGGTTTAGTTTAGAGACCTCTTGGAAATAATGGGAACAGCAACAGAAACAGGAGGGTTTAAAGATGGAACAAGTGAATCAAATTGGGGATGAAGAGACTCCTATTTTTCAAATTTCGATCGGACAAACGTTTAAACCTTACGCATGGAGAGCAAGTCATCACATGGATTTTCAGTTTGAATGTTTATATTGCGATTCCGAATCGTTAAAAGGATACCAAGTCGAAGACCAGTATGGAAATATGGGGAAAATTGCGACTTGTCCAGACTGTGAGCGTGTCAACGCAAAATATTAATCGAACTTTTATAGAAGATCTCGCGGGTGATGGGAAGGCCGCTGAGATCTTTTTAAATTTTGTGACAAATAAACGACACTTCCCATTGAATACTGTACTTGATTGTTCTAGCTGTGTTTTAATCTAATTAATGTTAAAAACAGGGGGAGGGTTTTTAATGGGGTCTCAAACGATTACGATGTTTGGTTTGATTGCATCGATGGCAATTCCGATTGTTTTGTTAACTACCGTTTTTATAAAATCGCGTAAGAGGACAAACGAACAAAACTGACCTGAAAGGGTTAGTTTTGTTTTTTTATATTAAGGGCAAAATGGGGGCAGGGAGGTTGAAATGAGATGAAACAAATTCGAATCCTGCTTCCAACGACATTTTTCATTGTATTTTTGTTTGTTTTGGTTCAAGTCAGCGTGGGGCAAAAATTTTTGACAAGCTCAACTAAGGAAACTAAAAATCACTTGATTATTGGAACGATTGGGTCACCGACTTTATTTAATCCGTATTTTTCAGCGGATTCATCTAGCGGACAGGTGGAAGCGTTGTTGTTTAACGGCTTGATTACTTACGACGACCAATTACAACCGATTCCAGATCTTGCGGAGCGTTGGGAAGTGTCAGAGGACGGTTATAGTTGGACTTTTCATTTGAAAAAAGGGGTCCAATTTCACGATGGACAAGAAGTGACCGCCCGTGATGTCGTTTTTTCATACAATATACCACGCTCTCAAAAGTATGCGGGGCCACGGGCTTCTGACTTTGAGAAGATTCAATCGATTCGCGCCGTGGATCGTCACACCGTTCAATTTGTATTAAGCGAGCCGTACGCCCCTTTTTTAAGTGTATGTTCGTTCGCGATTTTACCCGCCCACCAATTGGAACAAGTCCCTGTCGAACAATTGGCTGAACATCCGTTTAACACGAAACAGCCGATCGGAACCGGTCCTTATCGTTTTGTCGAGTGGAAAGACGGACAATATATTCAGCTGCAAGCGAACCCTAATTTTTTCAAGGCAGCGCCAAGCATCGAGTACCTTTATTTTCGGATTGTTCCCGACCAAAATGCGCAATTGATTCAATTACAATCGGGGGCGATCGACTGGATGGGCATTCCCGCTACCGATTTGACGGTCGGCCGTTTATTTGAAAAACAGGGGAAAACGAAGTTGCATTCAGCGCCATCCCTATCCTATACATACATTGGCTATAATTTGAACCGATCTCAGTTTCAGGATGTTCGTGTTAGACAAGCTTTAACGTATGCGATTGATCGGCAAAAAATAGTGGACGTTGTCTTAGAAGGAGAAGGACAAGTCGCTCATACGCATGGTTCTCCGCTTAGCTGGGCGTACAACGACGACATTTCCACTTTTGAGTATGATCCTGAAAAGGCGAAGAAATTATTAAAAGAAGCGGGATGGATCGATACAGATGGTGATGGCATTTTAGAAAAAGACGGGGAGAAACTTACTTTCGTTTTGCTGACGAACCAAGGCAATAAGATTCGTGAGATGACTGCTCAGATCGTCCAACAACAGTGGGCAGAAATTGGCGTGAATGTGACTCTGCAATTTATGGAATGGAGCGCTTTTATCCACAATTATGTGGATACTAAAAAGTTTGACGCCGTTTTATTAGGATGGTCGTTAGGGGTCGATCCTGATCCGACCGCGATTTGGCATAGCGCGGAAAGTGAACGCGGTTTGAATTATATTAGTTACGATAATTCTGAAGTGGATCGCTTGTTAGAGGCGAATACACGGGCATTGGATCCACAAGAACGGAAACAAATTTTAAATCAGTTTCAACAAATTATCGCGAAGGAACAACCATACACGTTTCTATATTATTCAAACGGGATTACCGCTTTTCCCCCGCAATTACAAGGGTTTATTCCGCATCCCGCCGCTTCGTTTTACAATATTCATCACTGGCGATTTTCCAGACCATCGGAAGAGGAGTCTCAATCATGAGGCTTCTCTTTTTTCGTCCGCGATGAACCCGCTTCTAAACTTGTCCAACCGATCATAGACATAAAAAGGGACAAGTAATGTGGTGAAGGAGTCGTGGGAAAATTGCTAGCCTATCTTTTTAGACGGTTGTTGCAAGCGATCCCGCTATTATTTGGGATTAGTTTGATCTCGTTTTTTATGATGCATCTTGCTCCTGGCGGCCCAACGGACGTGATGATGGACCCGCAAGTAAAACCCGAGGATCGCGAACGAATGATGAAAGATCTCGGTTTAGATCAGCCGCCTTGGCTGCAATATGTACATTGGGTGACACGGTTTGCCCAGGGAGATTGGGGCGTGTCATTTATTCGCAAGCAACCTGTTTTGGAGTTGATCTTGGAACGTTTGCCGCAAACGATGTTGTTGATGGGGAGTTCGTTTTTATTTGCGGCGGCTTTTTCAATTCCGATTGGGATTTTAGCGGCCAAACGCAAAAATACGTGGATTGATTATACGTCGTCTTTCGTCGCTTTTTTAGGACTGGCTACACCGAACTTTTGGCTTGGGATGATGTTAATGATGGTTTTTTCCGTATATTTAAATCTACTTCCCGCGGGTGGCATGGTTGGCATGATCGAGGGACAAGGACATATTTTGGACTTCATTAAACATCTGATCCTGCCCGCGATCACGCTAGGAACGGCGGATATGGCGGCCTTAACTCGATATACGCGGTCGAGCATGCTTGAAGTGTTCGGACAGAATTACATGGTCACGGCGCGAGCGAAAGGGTTGCGGGAATGGGTCGTTATTTATAAGCACGGTTTACGCAATGGGCTCATTCCGATTGTGACCATCTTCGGGCTAAGCTTGCCTTCTTTTTTCGGAGGAGCGGTCATCGTCGAAAAAATCTTTGCGTATCCGGGAATTGGATTGTTGTTTTTGGATGCTGTCTTTCAGCGAGACTATCCGATTATCATGGCAATCACGATGATTTCTGCTTGCCTTGTTGTGCTTGGAAATCTATTAGCTGATATCTTGTATGCCGCCCTAGACCCGAGGATTGAATATAAATAGAAGAATGGGGATAGCCAGGAAACAGAGGAGGATCCAGATGAAGCGAAGCTCAATCAAACAATTTATGGATGATGGTAATCGCCCCGGCTATACTGCCGAAGGAATGAGTCGCCAAATTTGGAAGCGGTTTAAACGAAACAGATTAGCGACGTTCGGGCTATTTATTTTAATCGTTATCTTTGTTTTGGCCCTGTTTGCCCCTTCGTTGGTGACACATGATCCCGCCCAACAAAACTTAATGAACCGATTTTCCGCTCCGTCAAGCGCGCATTGGTTGGGGACCGATGAATACGGACGAGATGTGTTTAGTCGGCTATTATATGGCGCGCGCGTTTCATTGGCGGTGGCCTTTACGGCAGTGCTTGGTTCTTTAACGATTGGGGCGATTATCGGGGCAACCGCTGGTTATTATGGGGGATGGATCGACAATCTGTTGATGCGGATCGTAGATATATTCAATGCGTTCCCATCTATATTTCTATTAATTACAATCGTTGCTTTATTAGAGCCTAGTCTGACAA
Encoded proteins:
- a CDS encoding S1C family serine protease; translation: MRRKPVYSTRFRSKTAACNHPGNYFVPIVEKAKHSVISIETKDKATNRQSEFLFSFLLPNSDQNTSATRSFGTGFITHPNGYILTSEHVVSQAKEIMVKLYSGEQRTAKIVWSDPKRDLAVLQIPTRRPLPPLPIGSSEESKVGEFVISVGNPMGLEHSVTKGIISAKNRPVRISSKLYEDIIQTDCAINPGNSGGPLINLNGEVVGMNAFIIKNNQGLGFAVGIDSIKQRVGKFLGK
- a CDS encoding peptide-binding protein, translating into MKQIRILLPTTFFIVFLFVLVQVSVGQKFLTSSTKETKNHLIIGTIGSPTLFNPYFSADSSSGQVEALLFNGLITYDDQLQPIPDLAERWEVSEDGYSWTFHLKKGVQFHDGQEVTARDVVFSYNIPRSQKYAGPRASDFEKIQSIRAVDRHTVQFVLSEPYAPFLSVCSFAILPAHQLEQVPVEQLAEHPFNTKQPIGTGPYRFVEWKDGQYIQLQANPNFFKAAPSIEYLYFRIVPDQNAQLIQLQSGAIDWMGIPATDLTVGRLFEKQGKTKLHSAPSLSYTYIGYNLNRSQFQDVRVRQALTYAIDRQKIVDVVLEGEGQVAHTHGSPLSWAYNDDISTFEYDPEKAKKLLKEAGWIDTDGDGILEKDGEKLTFVLLTNQGNKIREMTAQIVQQQWAEIGVNVTLQFMEWSAFIHNYVDTKKFDAVLLGWSLGVDPDPTAIWHSAESERGLNYISYDNSEVDRLLEANTRALDPQERKQILNQFQQIIAKEQPYTFLYYSNGITAFPPQLQGFIPHPAASFYNIHHWRFSRPSEEESQS
- a CDS encoding ABC transporter permease gives rise to the protein MLAYLFRRLLQAIPLLFGISLISFFMMHLAPGGPTDVMMDPQVKPEDRERMMKDLGLDQPPWLQYVHWVTRFAQGDWGVSFIRKQPVLELILERLPQTMLLMGSSFLFAAAFSIPIGILAAKRKNTWIDYTSSFVAFLGLATPNFWLGMMLMMVFSVYLNLLPAGGMVGMIEGQGHILDFIKHLILPAITLGTADMAALTRYTRSSMLEVFGQNYMVTARAKGLREWVVIYKHGLRNGLIPIVTIFGLSLPSFFGGAVIVEKIFAYPGIGLLFLDAVFQRDYPIIMAITMISACLVVLGNLLADILYAALDPRIEYK
- a CDS encoding (deoxy)nucleoside triphosphate pyrophosphohydrolase; this translates as MKEIEVVAAVIYERERGFLCALRGPKMSLAGLWEFPGGKVEPGEDHKQALKREIKEELGCVIDVGEPIVSITHDYEDVRVRLHTYWVTQFDRAPIAKEHEQLDWVSLDNLLKLDWAPADIPTVQKVLASKQHNSLS
- the mog gene encoding molybdopterin adenylyltransferase — protein: MEWKVGVLTISDKGSRGEREDQSGVVLQELVQGINGQITAYEIIPDEQPLIEQKMIELSDQRHCELILTTGGTGFAARDVTPEATKAVIDKEAPGLAERMRAATLVHTKFAILSRATSGIRGNTLIINLPGSPKGVRECFESIQDVLPHALQILRGNTEHEGGVTK
- a CDS encoding TerC family protein — its product is MIFEAEFWMSLATIIMIDIVLAGDNAVVIALASRNLPLQQRNKAILWGTFGAIIVRILMTLGAVWLLRIPFLQAIGGLLLLIVAIKLLKSGDDSENIKAETGLMQAIRTIIIADIIMGVDNVLAIAGASQGNMLLVVIGLAISIPIVVWGSKWIVTLMDRFPVIVQIGALILAWTSGTMIVHDQMVGELALAQWGWLSWVIHAFTLGLVLLFIFFQQRAKRAQIKPDVQNVV
- the opp4C gene encoding oligopeptide ABC transporter permease, whose protein sequence is MKRSSIKQFMDDGNRPGYTAEGMSRQIWKRFKRNRLATFGLFILIVIFVLALFAPSLVTHDPAQQNLMNRFSAPSSAHWLGTDEYGRDVFSRLLYGARVSLAVAFTAVLGSLTIGAIIGATAGYYGGWIDNLLMRIVDIFNAFPSIFLLITIVALLEPSLTNIIFVFILLGWTGTARLVRGEFLSLKEREFIWAAKSIGVSDARIMFMHILPNAAGPMIVSATLGVGGVILAESGLSFLGLGIQPPLASWGNMLQSAQSLSVMVLAPWYPLFPGMLILVTVLCFNFIGDGMRDAFDPKDYRQ
- a CDS encoding carbamate kinase family protein, whose protein sequence is MGKLAVVAIGGNSLVKDNNFSVQAQYEAVCIIASNIADMVQEGCEVVVTYGNGPQVGFALRRSEIAHDVAGLSVSPLVNCVADTQGGIGYQIQQALMNEFIHRGVNKKVVTVITQVEVCSNDPGFQNPTKPVGSFYTKQQAEQLMEDYPEWTMIEDSGRGYRRVVPSPKPIRILEKDAIKSLIHDGYVVIAVGGGGIPVVKSDANTYAGIDAVIDKDYATSLLAEKIEADILIMTTGVPKVCINFGKPNQMSLDRITVEETKRYLMERHFLNGSMLPKIEASLNFLKKSGTKVIITNPQSLKNAVNELAGTHIVKL